GCCATTTCCCGACAAGTTCGACGGCGATTTTCGTCATCAGATCGGCCTGAAGCTCCAACGCGTCACGGATCTTGAGCGGATAAGAGATCGGAAGCACACGCTGTGCGTAGATCGGGCCTGCATCGACCGTCTCAGTGGGGTGCAGCGCGGTCACGCCGATCTCGCGATCGCCCTTGATCAGTGCGGTGACCGTTGGTGCAAAGCCTCGGTACCTGGGAAGCAGGGAATCATGAAAAACCACGGTGGAAGCGGTGATTGCCGGCAGGAGATACTGCCAGCCGACCAGAAAGACGAGGTTCTCGGGGGCAAGGACAGGATGGCGCGTTCGAAGCAGGTTGATCGACCTTTCCAGCGCAAGATCGCGCAGGCGCTCGAAGCCGTTGGCCTGATCGCCGGCCTGGGGGTAGCTCGCGATGGTTCCGATCTCGATTCCGTAACGGAGCAGGCCTTCGACGAAGACCGCGCCCTTCAACCCGGCGCCACAAACGACGATCTGCCCCGCTCTCAGCATGTGTGGTCGTCGGCCTGAAGAATGCGAGCTTGGCTTTCAGGGCGCAGCTCGGTGCCGCTGCCGGTCAGAATCCGATCGACGATGAAGGTCGGCCGTCCCTTCGCTTCGACGAGAATTCGTCCGACGTAAAGGCCGGTGAGGCCAACTGCGAACAACAGGCTTCCGGCAAGGAACCAGAGCGACAAGGCAATGCTGGCCCAGCCTTCCACCGTGAGTGCGCCCATCAGGTGTGAGACAAGAACAAAGAACGTCATGCTGAACGAGAGCAGTGCAATGAGGAACCCGGTGACCATGACCAGTTTCAGGGGCTTGTCGGAGAAGCCGACAATAACGTTCATGCCCAGTGCTACGAGCTTTCCGAAGGTGTAGCTGGAACGCCCTTCAAAACGCGGAGCTTGCTCAACCGCGAGCGTCGTCTGCGAAAAGCCGACCCAGGAAACGATGGCTGGAAAATACTTCGATTCCTCCTGCCAACGAGTGATCGTCTCGATCACCCGCCGGCTGTAGATTCCAAAATTTGCGAATTCCGGCCGCTGGCGGGTGTCGGTCAAGTAGCTCAGCAGTCCGTAGAATATCTTCGACAGCAATCGACGGTGAATGGGATCGTTGCGCGTGACGCGCTCGGCTCGAACCACCTCAAAGCCTTCCTTGGCCTTGGCCCACAGCCTTGGAACCTCTTCCGGCTGGTCCTGAAGATCGCAATCCATGACGATGGTCCATTCGCCTGTTGCCCGGGACAGGCCGGCCTGGATCGCTGCGTGCTGGCCGAAATTCCGCGAGAGGCGGATACCGATGATCGCGGAATCGGTCGCGACCAAGCGTTCGATCTCGTACCAGGAGCCCTTGGGGCAACGATCATCGACGAGGATCAGTTCGTAAGAGACGTTCGTCCGTGAGCATACATCCTTGATGCGTTGGCTCAGCAGCTCGAGGCTTTCCGGTGAACCATAGACAGGTACGACGAATGACCAGGTGGGACCAGCGGAGCGGTCGTCACCGGCGGGCAAAGCGTCCGAATCGCCATCCTTCATTGCTGGATGCGTGGTGGCGGGGGTCATCTTTGCACGCTCGCGGTTCGCTGGCTCAAGGAAGTCATGGAGGATCGGTGAGACACGGAAGAAACCAAATTCACCCCCGGGGGGACCAGGCAACGCTGGCGAGACAAATACCCCAGAGCGACATGGCGTTCCAGTGGCCGGGTTGGTTGACGTGGATTGCCAATGCCCAAAAACCCGGTCTGCTTGCCAATGTCGATCTGGAACGGTATTGCACTGACGAGGATGTTGCTCGGCGCGGGTCGTTGCCATTAACAATGGAACGGGCATTCTTGAGAGTGGCGCGACGGCCCAGGTGCGCACCGGACAATCGGAGATTACTGGCAACGGAACCGGCGTCGCAGGGACCATGCTGTCTTACGGCACCAACCAGCTGAACGGAAATGGTGCCGATGGGACGCTGACGCTCCCGCCTCCCGCACTGAAATAGCAACAGGCTGGAGCAGCTCGCAGGGCTGGATGAGGACCTCCCGGACGCGCCGTCCGAGAGGGATTTGCGTTGATGTCGTCAACTCGTTATCTACGCGATTGCACCGTCCAATTTGGTGGCAGGCCGAAGCTGCCATATCCTCTTATGGTCGGTATTTTCGCGCGATGGTCGAATTGGTCGTAACTCGGGAAGCGCAGTCGAACGGCGTAGGACGAAGGATGCAGCCGAGCGTTGAGTTGGCGTCGGGGCGGCGTTGTCTGGCGTGTCATGCAATCGAACCAGTGGCCGCCGATCAACCGATTTGGCCACTTGGCTGGCGTTGCCTTCGGTGTGCGCACGTTGTTTCGCAAGCTGAGGGGATTCCCATGTTCGCTCCTGAGCTTGCGAATACAGCCAGCGGATTTGATCCCGATGCGTTCGACGAGCTTGCGCAGCTGGAAGCCGGACATTTTTGGTTTGTCGCCCGCAACCGGCTCATCGTCGGTTTGGCTGACCGGTTTTTCCCACAAGCGCGATCGTTCATGGAGATAGGCTGTGGGACAGGCTTTGTGTTGCGAGCCATGGCAGGATCCCGCACGTGGCAACGCCTGGTCGGCTCGGAATTGCACCCAGCCGGACTGGCGCATGCGAAGGAGCGTCTGCCGTCCGAGGTGGAATTCGTGCAAATGGATGCGCGCGATCTCCCCGCGGCGGACATGTTCGACCTCACCGGCGCGTTCGACGCGATTGAGCACATTGTGGACGATGAGGCGGTGCTGAGCGGATTGCGAGCCGCCACGAAGCGCGGCGGCGGCGCGATCATCACCGTACCGCAGCATCCTTGGCTATGGAGCCGGGCCGACGAGGTCGCCTACCATCAACGGCGCTATCGCCGCGGCGAACTGGAAGCGAAGTTGCGCCGCAACGGTTTCGAGGTCCTCTTTTCATCGTCTTTCACGGCACTGCTTTTGCCGCTGATGATGGCCAGCCGCTTGAAACCCGGAAAACCAAGTGCGGATGAAGACGTCTATGAATTCAAGCTCAATCCCGTCGTCAACGGGATGCTACGCGGTATATTGCAAGCCGAGGTTCGGATGACCCTGGCAGGCATTCGATGGCCTGCAGGAGGCAGTCGCGTTGTCGTGGCACAAGCAGTCTAGATTGCGTCGGCCGGTGGCACACAGGCAAAGCGCGTTCGTTGAGAGAGAGTATGATGAACTGGGCTGAGGTATTCGATGCGTGGTGGAGTCCGCTAGGGCTACCGGCGGGCGTCGCGGATATTCATTCCGCTGGTCGAGCGTGAGCTCAACGGCGCCTCGACCAGCCAGCCCAGCCAGATCGCGGGCGCCAGGAACAGGCCGAAGGGAAGAAATGCGGTCGATCGGAGCGGCCGCCGCCGTAGCGCGGCGTTGATGAGATAGGCGGCCAGCGCAGCCGGGGTTGCGATCTCGACCACGGCGAACAGGGTGGACAGCCCGAGTCAGGCACCACCGCGGCAAGCTTGATATCGCCCAGCCCAAGCCCGTTACGGCCACGCCAGGCCCTGTAGCCCGCCATCAGCGCGGAAGGGATCGCGAGCGCCCGCCCCGGCCGCCCGCAGCAGGCCATACCAGCCCGCATCTGGCGACGGTTGCGGCCTGGAGCAGCCCCAGGGCTGCTGCGGCGCCCGTCAGTTCGTTCGGAATGATGCGGCGCCGGTCGCGGCGGTTGCCAGCCCAGCATCAGCGCGCCCCGGATTGCGCCCTGCACCCCATCGGGGCCTGGGGCGGCAAGCAGGCTGGCCGCCACCAGCACCAGCGGGGTGATGGTGAGACTCAGTTGCCGCAACGGGTCGTCGGTTGTTACGAGATCATGCCGGCGTGGCGCCTGGCCGTTGGCCGAGACCGGGCCCGCATCCTGCCGCGGGGCCCGCAACGTTGTCCCTGGACGTGCTTCCGGTCGACCGGACCGGGGATGGCTCCGACTCCGTCGATGTCGGCGGCCTGAAGCCGCTGGCGCGGCCGAATCAGGAGCCGGCCGGAGCACTGTCGAGGGGAGATCCGCTGTGGTTGGTGCTATTGTCGGCCTGACCGTGACTGCGGCCCGGCCGCTCTTCTCGGCCTCGCGGCGGCCGCCACAGCCCGCGGTTGTTGCACCGACGGCCGAGCCGGACGCCAAAGCGCCGGCCCCGGCTGCACCGGACCACCGGCGTTGCCTCTGATCGGGGCGGTTGTCGGCGAAGGCGACGCTATCGCAGTGTCGTCGACCGGACGACCCAGAAGGTCGTTCGCTGCGCCGGGGTGATACGCACGCAGGATGGCAGCTCAGCGCCGTGCAGGCGCGGGAGGTCACCTTGCAGAAGGCCGGCCGCAGCGAGGTTCTCGTGCTGCAACGCCAGGAAGAGGCGGCCGCGCCGTCCGCGGGTAAGCCCACCATGCCGGCCCCTCAGCCGGTGCCCGGCGCACTCGACGGCGTTTACGCACCCTTCACGCCACGCTCGAGGCCGAAGAATGGCGAGCCGGACGGCCTTTGAGGCCTGTTCTGGGGATCACGGTCACGCCCTCAGGATCGTGCCCAGCAGGTCGCAAACCCGTTGCTGCTGGCCTTCGG
The DNA window shown above is from Bradyrhizobium sp. ISRA464 and carries:
- a CDS encoding formyltransferase family protein; its protein translation is MLRAGQIVVCGAGLKGAVFVEGLLRYGIEIGTIASYPQAGDQANGFERLRDLALERSINLLRTRHPVLAPENLVFLVGWQYLLPAITASTVVFHDSLLPRYRGFAPTVTALIKGDREIGVTALHPTETVDAGPIYAQRVLPISYPLKIRDALELQADLMTKIAVELVGKWRSGQLSATPQREDQATYSIWRDDADYEIDWSSDAETIQRFVNAVGYPYAGARTTVGGTETVRISDVTIVPDMTFEIRTAGKIWRLDKGSPIVICGTGMLRIDQCRREDGAAFIFDRVRSRLQKSE
- a CDS encoding glycosyltransferase family 2 protein; protein product: MTPATTHPAMKDGDSDALPAGDDRSAGPTWSFVVPVYGSPESLELLSQRIKDVCSRTNVSYELILVDDRCPKGSWYEIERLVATDSAIIGIRLSRNFGQHAAIQAGLSRATGEWTIVMDCDLQDQPEEVPRLWAKAKEGFEVVRAERVTRNDPIHRRLLSKIFYGLLSYLTDTRQRPEFANFGIYSRRVIETITRWQEESKYFPAIVSWVGFSQTTLAVEQAPRFEGRSSYTFGKLVALGMNVIVGFSDKPLKLVMVTGFLIALLSFSMTFFVLVSHLMGALTVEGWASIALSLWFLAGSLLFAVGLTGLYVGRILVEAKGRPTFIVDRILTGSGTELRPESQARILQADDHTC
- a CDS encoding class I SAM-dependent methyltransferase; this translates as MFAPELANTASGFDPDAFDELAQLEAGHFWFVARNRLIVGLADRFFPQARSFMEIGCGTGFVLRAMAGSRTWQRLVGSELHPAGLAHAKERLPSEVEFVQMDARDLPAADMFDLTGAFDAIEHIVDDEAVLSGLRAATKRGGGAIITVPQHPWLWSRADEVAYHQRRYRRGELEAKLRRNGFEVLFSSSFTALLLPLMMASRLKPGKPSADEDVYEFKLNPVVNGMLRGILQAEVRMTLAGIRWPAGGSRVVVAQAV